One Polaribacter sp. KT25b DNA segment encodes these proteins:
- a CDS encoding cupin domain-containing protein, with amino-acid sequence MDKKYTIQNKPFVVPTTDCKLIEEHFGNATDKNSQISIAHMIAPPKWKEPFQTPAFDEYTYIIKGKKQFIIDDEIVVLEAGQSIKIEKNIRVQYSNPFDDECEYLAVCLPAFSIDLVNREDE; translated from the coding sequence ATGGATAAAAAATATACAATTCAAAATAAGCCATTTGTTGTACCAACAACAGATTGCAAATTAATAGAAGAACATTTTGGTAATGCTACAGATAAAAATTCGCAAATAAGTATTGCTCATATGATTGCACCGCCAAAATGGAAAGAGCCTTTTCAAACGCCAGCTTTTGATGAATATACGTATATTATTAAAGGGAAAAAACAATTTATTATCGACGACGAAATTGTTGTTTTAGAAGCTGGTCAATCTATCAAAATAGAGAAAAATATAAGAGTTCAATACTCAAATCCTTTTGATGATGAATGTGAATATTTAGCTGTTTGTTTGCCAGCATTTTCTATTGATTTGGTAAATAGAGAAGACGAATAA
- a CDS encoding T9SS type A sorting domain-containing protein, producing MKKITLLIAFLITSIGFAQQQQYHLDFEEGTPSGIAANWFTFDNNPAPAEIIDNPDLDGVNATASKVMKVVVGPGNAFYAGVNNAWETSKFGTWKIDKSLASNLTLSIDVNKNYVGTVGIKMGTNSAGTSFQITDQNVNNNVVDQWQTLTWDLSAIEDGLLSDISQIVIFVDWTQDKADRAEGSTIYIDNIKFNAEKLTDAPAVPVAGTATLPLDFENATTWVDFDGGEVTTVENPHNNADNNSANVGKMIKNADKTWGGSSIALASGMDFANNDTFTMKVYSPRVGAKVLLKVENSSDANTFFEKEVVTTVANSWETLTFDYAAISKTNIYDKLVLIFDNGTEGDGSANFTFYIDDIALSSSGVVVPSVALPLDFESATTWADFDGGVVTTVTNPHNNANNSSANVGKMVKSAGQTWGGSSLVLSSGMDFANNDIFTMKVYSPRVGAKVLLKVENSGNSGTFFEKEVPTTMANAWETLTFDYAAISKTNIYDKFVLIFDNGTEGDGSANFTFYIDDIALTSSGVVVPTVALPLDFESTTIWGDFDGGVVTTVTNPHNNANNSSANVGKMVKSAGQVWGGSSLNLSSPMDFANNDTFTMKVFSPRVGAKVLLKVEDSGNGATFFEKEVATTIANEWETLTFDYAAINKANTYDKFVIIFDNGTEGDGSANFTFYIDDVTLFNSATASVVDNDLLNIKMYPNPTTNTLNISAVNTIKNAQIYNVLGKKVKSLDINKNSESIDVSNLASGIYLIKYQVSNAVGTAKFIKE from the coding sequence ATGAAAAAAATTACTTTACTAATCGCTTTTCTGATTACATCAATTGGTTTTGCACAACAACAACAATATCATTTAGATTTTGAAGAAGGAACTCCATCTGGAATAGCAGCCAATTGGTTTACTTTTGATAATAATCCTGCTCCAGCTGAAATTATAGATAATCCAGATTTAGATGGTGTAAATGCAACAGCTTCTAAAGTAATGAAAGTCGTTGTTGGTCCTGGAAATGCTTTTTATGCGGGTGTTAATAATGCTTGGGAAACTTCTAAGTTTGGTACATGGAAAATAGATAAATCTTTAGCTAGCAATTTGACATTAAGTATAGACGTAAACAAAAACTATGTAGGTACTGTAGGTATAAAAATGGGAACTAATAGTGCTGGTACTTCATTTCAAATTACAGATCAAAACGTAAATAATAATGTTGTAGATCAATGGCAAACTTTAACTTGGGATCTTTCTGCTATTGAAGACGGTCTTTTATCTGATATTAGTCAAATAGTAATTTTTGTAGATTGGACTCAAGATAAAGCAGATAGAGCAGAAGGAAGTACAATTTATATAGACAATATTAAATTTAATGCAGAAAAGTTAACAGATGCGCCAGCAGTTCCTGTTGCAGGTACAGCAACTTTACCACTAGATTTTGAAAATGCAACTACTTGGGTAGATTTTGATGGAGGTGAAGTTACAACAGTTGAAAACCCTCATAATAATGCCGATAATAATTCTGCAAATGTTGGTAAAATGATAAAAAATGCTGATAAAACTTGGGGAGGAAGTTCAATTGCTTTAGCTTCAGGAATGGATTTTGCTAATAATGATACTTTTACAATGAAAGTATATTCACCAAGAGTTGGAGCTAAAGTTTTATTAAAAGTAGAAAACTCATCAGACGCTAATACTTTTTTCGAAAAAGAAGTTGTTACTACAGTAGCAAATTCTTGGGAAACTTTAACTTTCGATTATGCAGCAATTAGTAAAACTAATATTTACGATAAGTTAGTTTTAATTTTTGATAACGGAACAGAAGGAGATGGTTCTGCTAACTTTACTTTTTATATAGATGATATTGCGTTATCAAGTTCTGGAGTTGTAGTTCCTTCAGTAGCTTTACCATTAGATTTTGAAAGTGCAACTACTTGGGCAGATTTTGATGGAGGAGTTGTAACTACCGTAACTAACCCTCATAATAATGCAAATAATAGTTCTGCAAATGTTGGTAAAATGGTTAAAAGTGCTGGTCAAACATGGGGAGGAAGTTCACTTGTATTAAGTTCAGGTATGGATTTTGCAAACAATGATATCTTTACAATGAAAGTTTATTCACCAAGAGTTGGTGCAAAAGTTTTGTTAAAAGTAGAAAACTCTGGAAACTCAGGAACATTTTTTGAAAAAGAAGTACCTACCACAATGGCAAATGCATGGGAAACATTAACTTTTGATTATGCAGCAATTAGTAAAACGAATATTTACGATAAGTTTGTTTTAATTTTTGATAATGGTACAGAAGGAGATGGTTCTGCAAACTTTACTTTTTATATAGATGATATTGCTCTAACTAGTTCGGGGGTTGTAGTTCCTACAGTAGCTTTACCTTTAGATTTTGAAAGCACAACGATTTGGGGCGATTTTGATGGAGGAGTTGTAACTACCGTAACAAACCCTCATAACAATGCAAATAATAGTTCTGCAAATGTTGGTAAAATGGTAAAAAGTGCTGGTCAAGTTTGGGGAGGAAGTTCTCTTAATTTGAGTTCTCCAATGGATTTTGCAAATAATGATACTTTTACCATGAAAGTATTTTCTCCAAGAGTAGGAGCAAAAGTATTATTAAAAGTAGAAGACTCTGGAAATGGTGCAACATTTTTCGAAAAAGAAGTTGCAACAACTATTGCTAATGAATGGGAAACTTTAACTTTTGATTATGCAGCAATTAATAAAGCTAATACTTATGATAAATTTGTTATAATTTTTGATAACGGAACAGAAGGAGATGGAAGTGCGAACTTTACTTTTTATATTGATGATGTTACTTTATTTAATTCTGCAACTGCAAGTGTTGTAGATAATGATTTATTAAATATTAAAATGTATCCAAATCCTACAACTAATACATTAAATATTTCTGCAGTAAATACTATTAAAAATGCTCAAATTTATAATGTACTTGGTAAAAAAGTAAAGAGTTTAGATATCAATAAAAATAGTGAATCTATAGATGTTTCTAATTTAGCTTCTGGTATATATTTGATTAAATATCAGGTTTCTAATGCTGTGGGAACGGCAAAATTTATTAAAGAATAA
- a CDS encoding helicase HerA-like domain-containing protein codes for MSQQEEFFEFINDGYATKGDYIELGAAMLGEETVTNAIVKIPLKTLNRHGLIAGATGTGKTKTLQVLAETLSDKGIPVLLMDIKGDLSGLAQPSPGHPKIDERHAKIGFPFEAKKFPIEVLSISEQNGTRMRATVSEFGPVLLSRILDLSEVQQGIVAIIFKYCDDNKLPLLDIKDFKKVLQFITDEGKEEIKKEYGRISSSSTGAILRKIIEIEQQGGDLFFGEKSFDVEDLTRIDENGRGIISVLRLTDIQDKPKLFSTFMMQLLAEVYETFPEQGDSGRPELVIFIDEAHLVFEEASKALLNQIESIVKLIRSKGIGLYFVTQNPNDVPEDVLAQLGLKIQHALRAFTAKDRKAIKLAAENYPSSEFYDTKEVLTQLGIGEAFVSVLNEKGIPTPLARTMLRAPMSRMDVLTDSELTTVINNSKLIHKYNQELDRESAYEMLNSKIEKINLAEEKAIKAEADEKERKRNQKSSSRSYTRKSTRINPIVKVLTSATFIRAVFGILKKVIK; via the coding sequence ATGAGTCAGCAAGAAGAATTCTTTGAGTTTATAAACGATGGTTATGCAACCAAAGGCGATTATATAGAACTTGGAGCAGCAATGTTAGGAGAAGAAACAGTTACAAACGCAATTGTAAAAATACCTTTAAAAACACTAAATAGACATGGTTTAATTGCTGGCGCAACTGGAACAGGAAAAACAAAAACACTACAAGTTTTAGCAGAAACATTATCAGACAAAGGAATTCCTGTTTTATTGATGGATATAAAAGGAGATTTATCTGGTTTAGCACAACCAAGTCCTGGTCATCCAAAGATAGACGAACGTCATGCAAAAATTGGTTTTCCTTTTGAAGCTAAAAAATTTCCAATTGAAGTACTGTCAATATCAGAACAAAACGGAACAAGAATGCGTGCAACTGTATCAGAATTTGGTCCAGTTTTATTATCAAGAATTTTAGATTTATCAGAAGTACAACAAGGAATTGTTGCTATTATTTTTAAATATTGCGATGATAATAAATTGCCTTTATTAGATATTAAAGACTTTAAAAAAGTGTTGCAATTTATTACGGATGAAGGTAAAGAAGAAATTAAAAAAGAATATGGCCGTATTTCTTCTTCAAGTACAGGAGCTATTTTGCGTAAAATTATAGAAATAGAACAACAAGGAGGAGATTTGTTTTTTGGAGAAAAATCTTTTGATGTTGAAGATTTAACTAGAATTGATGAAAATGGAAGAGGAATTATTTCTGTGTTACGTTTAACAGATATTCAAGATAAACCAAAGTTGTTTTCTACTTTTATGATGCAATTATTGGCAGAAGTTTATGAAACTTTTCCAGAACAAGGAGATAGTGGCAGACCAGAATTAGTAATATTTATTGACGAAGCACATTTGGTTTTTGAAGAAGCATCTAAAGCCTTATTAAATCAGATAGAAAGTATTGTAAAACTAATTCGTTCTAAAGGAATTGGTTTGTATTTTGTAACTCAAAACCCTAATGATGTTCCAGAAGATGTGTTAGCACAATTGGGTTTAAAAATACAACATGCATTAAGGGCATTTACTGCAAAAGATAGAAAAGCAATTAAGTTAGCAGCAGAAAATTATCCTTCATCAGAATTTTATGACACGAAAGAAGTGTTAACGCAATTAGGAATTGGAGAAGCATTTGTATCCGTTTTAAACGAAAAAGGAATTCCAACTCCTTTAGCAAGAACCATGTTACGAGCGCCAATGAGTAGAATGGATGTTTTAACAGATAGTGAGTTGACTACTGTTATTAATAATTCTAAACTGATACACAAATACAATCAAGAATTAGATAGAGAAAGTGCTTATGAAATGCTGAATAGTAAAATAGAAAAGATTAATTTAGCAGAAGAAAAAGCAATTAAGGCAGAAGCTGATGAGAAAGAAAGAAAAAGAAATCAAAAATCTTCCTCTAGAAGTTACACAAGAAAAAGTACAAGAATAAACCCAATTGTAAAAGTATTAACAAGTGCCACTTTTATTAGAGCCGTTTTTGGAATTTTAAAAAAAGTGATTAAATAA
- a CDS encoding glycosyl hydrolase family 17 protein, protein MSYRKENHISFEKVKVNFSKNIGVEFSQYSKEDIVKLWRETLDSGMHGICFSIYADSQKPGDFISEEQIERRINILKPYTKWIRSFSCTEGHEHIAKIAKKHGIKTLVGAWLSDDLEKNEEEIEGLIQLAKKGFVDIAAVGNEVLYRKELTEEELLVYINRVKEEISNIEVGYVDAYYEFSKRPAITAACDVILSNCYPFWEGCNIEYSLNHMQEMYEQAKKTAKGKRIIITETGWPSKGSSLEGAHSNAENAMKYFINSQVWAEVDNIEMFYFSSFDESWKVGDEGDVGAYWGLWDKYGNLKF, encoded by the coding sequence ATGTCATATAGAAAAGAAAACCATATTTCATTTGAGAAGGTTAAAGTTAATTTTTCCAAGAATATTGGCGTAGAATTTAGCCAGTATTCTAAAGAAGATATAGTAAAACTTTGGCGAGAAACACTAGATTCTGGTATGCATGGAATTTGTTTTAGTATATATGCAGATAGTCAAAAACCAGGTGACTTTATATCCGAAGAACAAATAGAAAGAAGAATTAATATCTTAAAACCCTATACCAAATGGATTCGTTCTTTTTCTTGTACAGAAGGTCATGAACATATTGCTAAAATAGCAAAAAAACATGGGATTAAAACTCTAGTTGGTGCTTGGTTAAGTGATGATTTAGAAAAAAACGAAGAAGAAATAGAAGGATTAATTCAACTTGCAAAAAAAGGCTTTGTAGATATTGCTGCAGTTGGTAATGAAGTTTTATACCGTAAAGAATTAACAGAAGAAGAGTTGTTAGTTTATATAAATAGAGTTAAAGAAGAAATTTCAAATATAGAAGTTGGTTATGTAGATGCATATTATGAATTTTCTAAACGACCAGCAATTACTGCAGCTTGCGATGTTATTTTATCAAACTGTTATCCTTTTTGGGAAGGTTGTAACATAGAGTATTCTTTAAATCATATGCAAGAAATGTATGAACAAGCTAAAAAAACAGCAAAAGGAAAACGAATTATTATTACCGAAACTGGTTGGCCAAGTAAAGGAAGTAGTTTAGAAGGTGCACATTCTAATGCCGAGAATGCAATGAAATATTTTATAAACTCTCAAGTTTGGGCAGAAGTAGATAATATAGAAATGTTTTATTTTTCTTCTTTTGATGAATCTTGGAAAGTTGGTGATGAAGGAGATGTTGGTGCTTATTGGGGATTATGGGACAAATATGGTAACTTAAAGTTTTAA
- a CDS encoding DUF819 domain-containing protein, with product MSEPIFTNDAIVFGVLMISLGFVFYTENLKTGFWPKFYKIVPGLFMAYFIPAIFTTFRIISPEWETKNIAGEVVKNSSQLYYVASRFLLPAALVLMTLSIDLKAIFNLGSKALIMFFTGTVGIIIGGPIAILLISIFSPETVGGSDFDAVWRGLSTLAGSWIGGGANQTAMLEIYKYNPAKYGGMVIVDIVVANIWMAILLIGIGKKEKINKWLKADNSAIEELKEKVIKFTKKVKRNPTLTDLMVMLAIAFGTVGFGHFAAGYLGSFFSDIVASMSSQTWRNIFSFLDSEFFWLISISTIVAIVLSFTKARNYEGAGASKLGSVFIYILVATIGMKMDLNQAFENPGLMVIGLVWMTIHAVLLILVAKIIRAPYFFLAVGSQANVGGAASAPIVAQAFHPSLATVGVLLAVFGYAIGTVGAIACTILMELSSTL from the coding sequence ATGAGTGAACCAATATTTACAAATGATGCCATTGTTTTTGGTGTTTTAATGATTTCTTTAGGTTTTGTTTTTTACACAGAAAATTTAAAAACAGGGTTTTGGCCTAAATTTTACAAAATTGTACCCGGTTTATTTATGGCCTATTTTATTCCTGCTATTTTTACAACTTTTAGAATCATATCCCCAGAATGGGAAACTAAAAATATAGCTGGAGAAGTTGTAAAAAACAGCTCTCAATTATATTATGTTGCTAGTCGTTTTTTATTGCCTGCAGCTTTGGTTTTAATGACATTAAGTATAGATTTAAAAGCTATTTTTAACCTTGGTTCTAAAGCTTTAATTATGTTTTTTACAGGAACTGTTGGTATTATAATTGGTGGCCCAATTGCAATTTTATTGATTTCAATTTTTTCTCCAGAAACTGTTGGAGGATCTGATTTTGATGCAGTTTGGCGTGGACTTTCTACACTTGCAGGAAGTTGGATTGGTGGTGGAGCAAACCAAACAGCTATGTTAGAAATTTACAAATACAACCCTGCAAAATATGGAGGAATGGTAATTGTTGATATTGTTGTTGCTAATATTTGGATGGCAATTTTATTAATAGGAATTGGAAAAAAAGAAAAAATAAATAAATGGTTAAAAGCAGACAATTCTGCCATTGAAGAATTGAAAGAAAAAGTAATTAAATTCACTAAAAAAGTGAAAAGAAATCCTACTCTAACAGATTTAATGGTAATGCTTGCAATTGCTTTCGGAACCGTTGGTTTTGGTCATTTTGCAGCTGGTTATTTAGGTTCATTTTTCTCTGATATTGTTGCTTCTATGTCATCACAAACTTGGCGAAATATCTTCTCTTTTTTAGATTCAGAATTTTTCTGGTTAATTAGTATTTCTACAATTGTTGCCATTGTTTTATCATTTACAAAAGCAAGAAACTATGAAGGCGCGGGCGCAAGTAAATTAGGTAGCGTTTTTATTTACATTTTAGTTGCCACAATTGGTATGAAAATGGATTTAAATCAGGCTTTTGAAAATCCAGGTTTAATGGTTATTGGTTTAGTTTGGATGACAATTCATGCCGTTTTATTAATACTAGTTGCTAAAATTATAAGAGCTCCTTATTTCTTTTTAGCTGTAGGAAGCCAAGCAAATGTTGGTGGTGCAGCTTCTGCCCCAATTGTTGCACAAGCTTTTCATCCATCATTAGCAACTGTTGGTGTTTTATTAGCCGTTTTTGGGTATGCAATTGGTACAGTTGGTGCAATTGCTTGTACTATTTTAATGGAATTATCATCAACTTTATAA
- the folD gene encoding bifunctional methylenetetrahydrofolate dehydrogenase/methenyltetrahydrofolate cyclohydrolase FolD, translating into MILLDGKKTSADIKEEIALEVRELKDKGNKTPHLAAVIVGNDGASITYVNAKVKACERVGFESSLIRLSEQTTEEELLNEIAILNIDNDIDGFIVQLPLPKHIDEQKIIMAINPDKDVDGFHPTNVGKMALNLPTFISATPFGILELLDRYNVETSGKHVVVLGRSHIVGSPMSILLSQKRKVGNATVTMCHSRTQNLKSFTLQADIIIAAIGIPEFLKADMVKDNVTIIDVGITRLADSSKKNGFRLVGDVAFNEVSEKAAFITPVPGGVGPMTIAMLLKNTLLARNRKS; encoded by the coding sequence ATGATTTTACTAGACGGAAAAAAAACTTCAGCAGATATTAAAGAAGAAATTGCTTTAGAAGTAAGAGAATTAAAAGATAAAGGAAATAAAACACCACATTTAGCAGCTGTTATAGTTGGTAACGATGGCGCAAGTATTACCTATGTAAATGCAAAAGTAAAAGCTTGTGAACGTGTAGGTTTTGAATCTTCTTTAATTCGTTTATCAGAACAAACTACAGAAGAAGAATTACTTAATGAAATTGCAATCTTAAATATTGATAATGATATTGATGGCTTTATTGTTCAGCTTCCTTTACCAAAACATATTGATGAGCAAAAAATAATAATGGCAATTAATCCTGATAAAGATGTTGATGGTTTTCATCCAACGAATGTTGGAAAAATGGCGTTAAACTTACCTACTTTTATCTCTGCAACACCTTTCGGAATTCTAGAATTATTAGACAGATATAATGTAGAAACTTCTGGAAAACATGTTGTTGTTTTGGGAAGAAGTCATATTGTTGGTAGCCCAATGAGTATTTTATTATCACAAAAAAGAAAAGTTGGTAATGCAACTGTTACCATGTGCCATAGTAGAACTCAAAACCTAAAAAGCTTTACTTTACAAGCTGATATTATTATTGCTGCAATTGGTATTCCAGAGTTTTTAAAAGCAGATATGGTTAAAGACAATGTTACTATTATTGATGTTGGTATAACTCGTTTAGCCGATTCTAGCAAAAAAAATGGTTTTAGATTAGTTGGTGATGTTGCTTTTAATGAAGTTTCAGAAAAAGCAGCTTTTATAACACCTGTTCCTGGCGGAGTTGGCCCAATGACGATTGCGATGTTATTAAAAAACACATTATTAGCGCGTAATAGAAAAAGCTAA
- a CDS encoding DUF4369 domain-containing protein: MKKITAILALSIILFACSSKKEGNMIVQGQIKGLKKGTLYLQKMADTLIVSVDSIALNGSDKFILTDNVESPVMYYLTFDGNTTDKRILFFGEQGVITINDKVEKFGFNPKITGSKNQKVLDKYHLVSKRFQNERLEFIKKDFYAKKADDKELIKKLEEDYNKLVRRRVLYTTNFAITNADFEAAPYIALTEMYDASLKMLDTVNASLTPKVKSSEYGKRFQEYLDNIKSDKE; encoded by the coding sequence ATGAAAAAAATTACAGCTATTTTAGCTTTATCAATTATACTTTTTGCATGTTCTTCTAAAAAAGAAGGAAACATGATTGTTCAAGGACAAATTAAAGGTCTTAAAAAAGGGACTTTATACTTACAAAAAATGGCAGATACTTTGATAGTTTCTGTAGATTCTATTGCATTAAATGGTTCTGATAAATTTATATTGACAGATAATGTAGAGTCACCTGTTATGTATTATTTAACTTTTGATGGAAATACAACAGATAAAAGAATTTTATTTTTTGGAGAACAGGGTGTCATCACAATTAATGATAAGGTAGAAAAATTTGGTTTTAATCCTAAAATTACGGGTTCTAAAAATCAAAAAGTTTTAGATAAATATCATCTTGTTAGCAAAAGGTTTCAAAATGAACGTTTAGAATTTATTAAAAAAGATTTTTATGCTAAAAAAGCAGATGATAAAGAATTAATAAAAAAATTAGAAGAAGACTATAATAAGTTAGTAAGAAGAAGAGTTTTATACACCACTAATTTTGCTATAACAAATGCAGATTTTGAAGCCGCTCCTTACATTGCATTAACAGAAATGTATGATGCTAGTTTAAAAATGTTAGATACGGTAAATGCAAGTTTAACTCCAAAAGTTAAAAGCTCTGAATATGGTAAACGTTTTCAAGAATACTTAGATAACATTAAGTCTGATAAAGAATAA
- a CDS encoding AI-2E family transporter, whose protein sequence is MSDTIPSKKIRQVFVLLIILLFAILIFLEMIPYLLGVFGAITMYVLLRKWMAFLVRKKWHPDLAAGMLMFLSFICILLPVSGIIFMLGNKIGQVVNNSEKVEEAIKNFAVTFENKYGYDLSSNINVSEISKWLASNLDNFAGSTFNTFIALGLMYFMLYYMLTNRNKLKDSLLEYIPIDDKNLKIIGKEAVAMVRSNAVGIPLVAIAQGLIALIGLLIFDIKDPFFWFIIVTIGSMIPFVGTLIGIIPVFVLTISSGNEFTAWGILIYGLLVVGSTDNIIRLFVLRKLDNVHPLITLIGVIVGVPLFGFIGLIFGPLLISLFLIIMRIYKKEFGV, encoded by the coding sequence ATGTCAGATACAATTCCCTCTAAAAAAATAAGACAAGTTTTTGTTTTATTAATAATTTTATTATTTGCAATTTTAATTTTTTTAGAGATGATACCTTATTTATTGGGTGTTTTTGGGGCAATAACAATGTATGTTTTGTTAAGAAAATGGATGGCATTTTTAGTAAGAAAAAAATGGCATCCAGATTTAGCTGCTGGTATGTTAATGTTTTTGTCTTTTATATGTATTTTGTTACCTGTTTCTGGAATTATATTTATGCTTGGCAATAAAATTGGTCAAGTTGTAAATAATTCTGAAAAAGTTGAAGAGGCTATTAAAAACTTTGCAGTTACTTTTGAGAATAAATATGGTTATGATTTAAGTTCTAATATTAATGTTTCAGAAATTTCTAAATGGTTAGCAAGTAATTTAGATAATTTTGCAGGAAGCACTTTTAATACATTTATAGCTTTAGGTTTAATGTATTTTATGCTTTATTACATGTTAACTAACAGAAATAAATTAAAAGATTCTTTGTTAGAATATATTCCTATTGATGATAAAAACTTAAAAATTATTGGAAAAGAAGCAGTTGCTATGGTTCGTTCTAATGCTGTAGGAATTCCTTTAGTTGCAATTGCACAAGGACTTATTGCCTTAATTGGTCTTCTAATTTTTGATATTAAAGATCCTTTTTTCTGGTTTATAATAGTAACTATTGGTTCTATGATTCCTTTTGTAGGTACTTTAATTGGTATAATTCCTGTTTTTGTTTTAACTATTTCTTCTGGAAATGAATTTACCGCTTGGGGAATTCTTATTTATGGTTTACTAGTTGTGGGTTCTACAGATAATATTATTAGACTTTTTGTGCTTAGAAAACTAGACAACGTTCATCCTTTAATAACGCTAATTGGTGTTATTGTTGGCGTACCTCTTTTTGGGTTTATTGGCTTAATTTTTGGACCTTTATTAATAAGTTTATTTCTGATAATAATGCGTATTTATAAAAAAGAATTTGGAGTGTAA
- a CDS encoding DUF2490 domain-containing protein, with the protein MRKICVLLCVSLFCYKIQAQNSAENKLGTWYMYNGSHKLSKNIKLKTSAHFRYYELASEYQQEIYRTGLNYNLTKKVNITGGVVYSITDTSYKSNLPDLYEYRFYQDVNLKDNWNKIQVNHRVRLAQRFKRKNFEDEVKHRIRYGLFLKYPLSQKWETYAFSEIFIKFAAKAFSQNRTGAGFIRGINENLKLKLGYFYTKFSNSSLHRLQLGIILNTNHIKNNL; encoded by the coding sequence ATGAGAAAAATATGTGTTCTTTTGTGCGTAAGTCTTTTTTGCTATAAAATACAAGCTCAAAATTCTGCAGAAAATAAATTAGGAACTTGGTATATGTATAATGGTTCTCATAAACTATCTAAAAATATAAAACTAAAAACAAGTGCACATTTTAGGTACTATGAACTTGCATCAGAATATCAACAAGAAATTTATAGAACGGGGCTTAACTATAATCTTACTAAAAAAGTAAATATTACAGGTGGAGTTGTCTACTCAATTACAGATACTTCTTATAAAAGTAATTTACCAGACTTATACGAATACCGCTTTTATCAAGATGTAAATTTAAAAGATAATTGGAATAAAATTCAAGTTAATCATAGAGTTAGATTGGCACAAAGATTTAAAAGAAAAAATTTTGAAGACGAAGTTAAGCATAGAATAAGATATGGATTGTTTTTAAAATATCCATTGTCTCAAAAATGGGAAACGTATGCTTTTAGTGAAATATTTATAAAATTTGCTGCAAAAGCATTTAGTCAAAATAGAACTGGAGCAGGATTTATAAGAGGAATCAATGAAAACCTTAAATTAAAATTAGGTTACTTTTACACAAAATTTTCTAACAGCAGTCTCCATAGATTGCAATTAGGAATTATTTTAAACACAAATCATATTAAAAATAATTTATAA